CTGAAATCGATGGTGTCAACAGTAGGAAGAGAATCCCCTGCTGTGCAGCCTTGCACTGCGGCATTGGTATTGGCCGCTTCGATGGCATCCCGCAGCGTACACTGCCCGGCTACAGAGCCTTGATCCAGGCTGTTCACCGTGATCGTTGCCGCCTCTGCCATTCCCGCCCACAGCACCAGTGTCGCCAGCGGGGATCCAAGCAGGAGCAACATTTTCCACCATCTGGCTAGCTGTCGCCGGTGAGACAGGGCTGGCCTGCCCGCAGAGAAAATCATTAGAACCACTCCTCACTCAGGGTTAAAATTTGGCAAAACTTTGCTGCCGCAACGTTTCACTGCCTCAAGATGAAGAGCATCTCTAGGTTTGTATTTCACAAGGAGCAACAAACTTGCCGTTTCAATTTGAACCTGAGGTGCAAAATATCAACAATTGGCTCATTTGGCAACCGGCACCCTCGACATGGATACCTCGCTCTGTCACGGCTACCCTTTTCCAGCATTATCTGAGGCAGCAGATTCAGGTCAATCCCTTGTCCATAAGGTTTTTTGCGTAGCTCAAGGGCCTGTGTGAAGCCGGAAAAGGCTGTCAGTCATCAAAGTTATTGGATTGTCATTTGATTGTGTTCCCCCCATTCTTGTTATGCAAACCGCTGCCCCCCCCCGACCTACCCTGCTCACGATTACCCCCATTTGGAAAGATGGGATCCTCTATGGCTGTGGTCTGTTGGGATTGGGGCTGCTCATGCTCCACACCAGCGGGGAGATGAATGCAGCAACTGCGCCAGTATCGGGCTGGTTTTTGCCGGCGGTTTTGCTGGCCACCCTGCTTGGGGGAATGGGGTGTTGGGGCTTGGGCCGACGGGGGCAGGGCTGGGGGCCTCCCTTGCTGATTTTGTTGTTGGGGCTGGTACTGACGCAAACCTTGCTGGTGGGCTATCGGGTACCACCGGGGTTGATGCCAACCCCAACGCGGGTAGTACGGGCAATGTGGATGGCGCGGGCTGCCCTAATGCGGGATGCGGTGCAAACTTTTGTTCGACAAGCGTTGGTGGGGTTTGGCCTGGGGGTGGGATCCGGGCTATTGCTGGGGGGGATCTTGGCTCGTTTTCAGAAGATCGAGCAAGGAGTTTTGCCCTATTTGGCGGCCCTCTCTAGCATTCCCATCCCGGCTTTGGCCCCGGTGATGGTGGGGGCTTTTGGCATCGACTGGCCTTCAAAGGCAGCAGTGGTTGCGGTGGTGGTGCTGTTTCCGGTGGTAATCAACACGGTGCGAGGGTTGCGTTCGGTGGATGCGAGCCAATTGGATTTGATGCGCTCTTACGGAGCCAGTGCTGGGCAAGTGTTTTGGCAGGTGCGGATCCCGCAGGCTTTGCCCTATGTGTTTAATGCCCTGAAGTTGGCGATGACGCTGGCGATGATCGGGGCGATTGTCGGGGAATTTTTTGCAGCACCAGGATTTGGCCTGGGGTTTCGCATCAAGATCGAGGCGGCCCGCTTTAATTTCGACATTGTTTGGGCCGCGATCCTTTATGCCACTGTCATCAGCACCCTGGCCTATGGGTTGATTTTAAGGATCGAAAAGCGCCTTACCTTTTGGCACAGTTCCATTCGCTCTGAGGGGCATTGACGCTTCTGGTGACTCCCGCTCTACAACGTGGCGGGGCTTGTCCACACCAAAAGGGCGATCACCCCATCCCAAGCCAACAAAAGCAGAGCAAAAAAGCCCAAAAGCGCATACATCCAAGGCTGTACATAGGGGCGCAGGCTATCCACTTGTATTCCGGTGTGGCG
This is a stretch of genomic DNA from Synechococcus sp. Nb3U1. It encodes these proteins:
- a CDS encoding ABC transporter permease, with translation MQTAAPPRPTLLTITPIWKDGILYGCGLLGLGLLMLHTSGEMNAATAPVSGWFLPAVLLATLLGGMGCWGLGRRGQGWGPPLLILLLGLVLTQTLLVGYRVPPGLMPTPTRVVRAMWMARAALMRDAVQTFVRQALVGFGLGVGSGLLLGGILARFQKIEQGVLPYLAALSSIPIPALAPVMVGAFGIDWPSKAAVVAVVVLFPVVINTVRGLRSVDASQLDLMRSYGASAGQVFWQVRIPQALPYVFNALKLAMTLAMIGAIVGEFFAAPGFGLGFRIKIEAARFNFDIVWAAILYATVISTLAYGLILRIEKRLTFWHSSIRSEGH